Part of the Asterias rubens chromosome 20, eAstRub1.3, whole genome shotgun sequence genome, GCCCAGGGGTGACGTCGGTCGCAGTGGGGGACCATGTTGTACCACTCTACGTTCCGCAGTGCAGGAAGTGCAAGTTTTGCTTGAGCCCCAAAACCAATCTGTGCCAGGTTATCAGGTAAATGATTTTGGCCCAATTCAATATAGAGCTGCCAATGACcggggcactaatgtaaagcgcattaaaaatgctatgtcagatttttggccgattttgacccaaaaatctgattttaaattcaatcagtattttgatgggggtcgagaaagtacaagctttcatttgagccattacTCGataaagtccgccaattattagtagcagtgaaataaagtgctcaaaattagtttttgtctggatcccgacaatatattacatgaccaattcttagtgttttataagaaacgttttaaatttttgtcatagttcctgaccattaaaagtaaaagttaaactttttttcgttagagcgggtgatactctttgaaatatcattcactcaacaacaacaaatgtttggggccaaaaatctgacatagcatctttaagacgCTTATAATGAAATGCGCTATTATAAGaacttattattaataatgttattaattttaGAGAAAAATGCACATTTTTTAATGCTCATTTTGTGGAGATCTCAAATCTTATGGGAAGTAGAAGTTGTGTGATTGCATTGCATCGACCTGGACATTGTGCCGATGGTTATTAGATAAGATAGACTAAGCTTATCAATCAATAAATTGCAACATGACAAACAATGGCCCAAAACTAACCAAAGAGATAATATGAATGTGTTATCATCTACTAGTAGatggattaaagacactggacactattggttattgtcaaagaccagtgtcttcccacttggtgtatctcaacttgtGCAtgaaatacaaacctgtgaaagtttgagctcaactggtcgtcgaagttgctagatatgaatgaaagaaagaacacccttgtcatgaAAGGAtgtgtattaaagggaaggtacatgtttggtagttactcaatacaaacattaacttaaaaactgacttggtaacgatcattggggagctgttgatagtataaaacattgtgggcaacgactccctctgaagtaacatagtttttgagaaagaggtatttcctcaatgaaataataaaagacttctagctagaagtcttttattcctatctgaaagcacataaattcgtccaacaaaggtgttttttttttctcatcattttctcgcaacttcgaagaccgatagagcccaaattttcacaggcttgttattttatgcaatgcaagtgagaacactggtctttgacaattaccaagggtgTACAGCgactttaagcactgtatactcggtacgtTCCCAAGTTTTAtgggaaaaaaatccacaggcaaatcacttggataggattcgaacccacaacctttgcattggaAGAGTAGAGGTCttttaccactagaccatcaagcaagcccgatggctagagatttaaaatgtttgatactTGTGAGGGCTCGAAATTAAAACTGGACCGCAGTCCTAACGCCAGTGCTTTTTAGCCATGGGCCAGTAAACTCGGGATAGGACAAGGCCAGTGGTATTATGCTCTATATCTGATAAAAAGTAGACCTACCTCATCTGTCAACTTTGTTGAGTACAGAGTTAGAGCATgtacttaaagccagtggacactattgttaattgtcaaagactagccttcacagttggtgtatctcaacgtatgcataaaataactaacctgtgaaaatttgagctcaatcggtcgtcaaagttcagagataataatgaaagaagaaaccacccttgtcacacgaagttgtgtgcgtttaagatggttgatttcgagacctcaagttctaaatctgaggtcttaaaatcaaattcgttgaaaattacttctttctcgaaaactgtggcgcttcagagggagccgtttctcacaatgttttataccatcaacctctcccaattactcgtcgccaagaaaggttttatgctagtaattattttgagtaattaccaatagtgtccacggcctttaataCCATAAGAAAAATGAATTCATCCCTGTTTATTTGGTAACCAGGGTGACTCAAGGCAAGGGGCAGATGCCAGATGGTACAACACGCTTTACCTGTAAGGGGCAAGACGTAGTGCACTTCATGGGAACATCCACCTTTAGCGAGTACACCGTGGTTGCGGAGGTTTCAGTCGCCAAGGTAAGCCTCAAGTCATATGGTAAACCTTTATCTCAGCATTATACATGTTCAGGGGCCCTCAGATAGattacaaactgtgaagacCGGTTCATACTTGCAGCGCGCGAGCAGTGCACAGTGTATAATATATGCacgcaaaagaacccagtgcacttatcgaaaaagagaaggggttcgcccggtgttcctggtttgatttgcagcatattgcgccacagcaacttgtaaaccagTACATGGTGCTATGCAAAAGGAGTAGGCCTAGGTCGCATAATTTGTTAAAGCGCCttaagcgtcactgagtgacgaatatgcgtgctatctaaaaaaaaaaaaccctctattattattattataattattatacatgGTCAAGGGCCACCTGATCCTTCTTATTATTCAtggattgttgtttttttgattgGCTTGTGTTCAGGTAGACAAGGCTGCCCCATTGGATAAGGTGTGTCTCTTAGGATGTGGGATATCGACTGGTTACGGAGCTGTCCTCAACACTGCAAAGGTAAAACGATGGTCTTTCATGACGACAGTAACGTCAACCAatcaggcttctgatggataatacccaagcctacatccgtatgaactgtaaagggggtaaccctgttttagccaaggagtaggtggcaatggcccccGGAAAATATATTcaagcccacaccttgaagtggcttcaagccttgtgtgtctggtgacttgcatacaaaatttaaaacaaaaaaacaatggtaGAATTCTGTTCACTTTAGTTCCAAAAAATAGCACTGCAGGCGTGGGCACAGGCATGTTTGAAGTAGTTAAGACACCTTATCTAGAATGCACTGAGACGTTcttgggttccaatcccacccgaggCATCTGTGCATTATTCTGCAGGACTTGGAAAGCATTGCCGAGGGATTGTCTAAATCAAATCGTACCAACGATCTCATCCCTCCGTTCATGTTGGCGAGTCATGGCAGATGCGTTTGTAGTGGTTCAACCAAAATCTCATGGCTCTATGTCAGAACCACTCATTTTCAAAATAGCCCAATtccttattttattatttgcttaaaggatttgggtactttttcaaaatgtccatagatttacattaaacttacagggtttgaagataatgatagtggaaagcttcccttcaaatcttacttactgaggtgctgtagttttgagaaatgagtaaaacaatttcatgaaaatacgtttgtaaatgcttaaaataattttcgtctcatgagacaaaaattattttcatgacactgttttactcatttcccaaaaactacagcacctcagcacgtaatattttcagggaagctatctactatcattatcttcaaaccctgtaagtttagtgtaaatctgtggacattttgaaaaagtacccaaatcctttaaaaagaaagttAATTGTATGTCACCAAGCAATCTAGGGCAAAAATAGTTCAATTAGTATTAATCCAACCAATGATGAACAACTTATGTATTTGTTATTactaattgttattattttaagcaGTAATAAATACCTTGGCCAGTTTCCagactctgattggtcaaaacccgatCACCCAGGGATGTATTAACAGGTGATAAAGGACCAGTAACAGGTGACAAAGGACCAGCTCTGGAAACTTGCGGATAAAtggcatacattgtgtacaactaGTTTGTGCTTTGCGCTGTATCGCATGCTTATTTATCTTGGCATTGGTTGGTGCAGCCACCAACCTGGTCATTACGATGCAGCTAAGACCGGATCCTCACACTGTTTTTTTCCTTATTattgattggtttatttcacaAATATTTGTAATAGCTTTACAGCCTTAAAGAGGCTGagttgagttttatttttacaactcTTTTGTATTTCCATGCTAAGGTTGAGGCAGGAGCAACCTGTGCTGTGTGGGGTCTTGGGTGCGTTGGTCTGGCCGCTAtcatgggatgtaaagccattggtgCCTCCAAGATTATCGCCATCGATATAAACCCAGACAAAGAAGCTATAGGTATgtatcatcatcgtcatcatttTAGGTTATGTTCATCCAGTATTTGCATGCTGTGACAGgttccatggcgttttgtactcCCCCAAGGGGGCAAATGGCactgaggcgaagccgagggtgccatttgccaccgaggatgtacaaaacccatggaccccagtcacagcgtgcaacaattgttttgttatacctttgtcacattgttattcctcttcttgaagttttgttgtcatcttcaaacattattacgacagaGTGTTTCATTAGTCGCTACTAATATTTAGTCGCTACTAATATTTGATTCCCAAGATGCAGTGCGGCATATTGATTGCCGCAGGCGCAATATAGCAAAATtcatgctgaaaggattgaaggattgtgtccgTATGTCTGGTTGTGTTTGGTAAGTAAGTTAGGCTGTCGTGGATAGCAAGCAGGTTTTTTGTATTGGTCGTGGCAGAACAATGTACTCTGAGTTAATCAATAGCCGCAATTTCAACACTAGTCACACCAGTCGCCTATGCTTATGACGTTATGATTTCTCTCTCACAGCTAAGGAGTTTGGCGCCACCGATTTTGTGAACCCCAAGAAGTTGGACAAGACCTTACAAGAGGTTCTTAGTGAGATGACGGACGGGGGATTGGATTATACATTCGAGTGTATCGGAAATATCCACACTATGGTAAGATATCTATTTTGTATCGCTTCTGCTTGGCCATCTTTTCGCTTATTATGAATTTGTtaggagaggtttgcggtaacactatgtgattatctcttttgagtagtgttgttaATTATACTTGCAAAACGTTTCTTAGTTATACTtaaaccatgcaaagtttatttCAAATCCTGCTTATGAACTTGTTGTATTAGCTCTGATGTGTCTTGTGTCAGAGTGGTGTCATGTCTTATGTTCGTCTGTCCTTTTTGTAcgcatgtttgtttgttttgcttctttGCCTGTCTGCCTGGCTGTTTGTTTTGCAAGCTTCTGCTTATCAAAACAGCCCTATGCTCTTTTTATTATACTTATCCTGCTTACTGctaattaatgttatttttctttactCCATAGTCACATGTATGTACTTGTCAACAATTTTCATGGagttatggaaataaatgtgtgtatctgaattgaattgatttgaattgaatatctattttacttgtttttactTGTTTGGTCTTTCTTGTGGTTCTAGTCACTCTCTGTCACTTTTggctttccctgccagggttctttgttttgtttctaatCGTTTTAGTGTTTCACCCCCCACTGGAGGTTGTTTCCTACACGTATCTGCCCGCCAATGTGCATGTTTTTGCTAAAGGtgtttaaatgaaaaaatgtaatggggaaaaaaaggataTATTTTAAGAAGGATCTAAgcaagtatttttatttttattaaatagtCTAGCCATTTGTCTTAAAAAATGTATCGGtcggccattaaaaaaaaacaaaaatccttcCTTTGTTCAAGAAGGGAGGACgcttatgttttgtttttgttggcttATTACGTTTTTTCATTGTCCCATATCCAAGACTCATTTTGAATTGCCGCCAtttattgcatgttttgtttgtcatgaCAGCGCCAAGCCCTAGAGTGCTGCCATAAGGGGTGGGGTGTGTCTACTATCATTGGTGTAGCAGGGGCTGGCCAAGAAATCTCAACACGCCCATTTCAACTAGTCACCGGGCGTGTCTGGAAGGGAACTGCCTTTGGAGGTATGTATAAAAAAGCTCCTGTAGTTGGTTGTAGATTGAGTAATGTTTGAATTAATAAATAGAATCGTTGTTTCCACGTAAACTGCATCTGTTTGGAACTCCTTGTCCTCCATCCTAcaaatctagactgttttaaaggatttgggtaccttttcaaaatgtccacagatttacattaaacttacagggtttgaagataatgatagtggaaagcctccattcaaatattactaactgaggttctgtagtttttgagaaatgagtaaaacaagtcacaaaataattttcgtctcaggacgacgaaaattaatttaacatgtaaaatcccattaaccagttatgatactATACCATAATCTCAGCATAACTGGtaaatacttttttaaatgctaaaaccGAGACGTAAATTAAGTAaagtttcaagggaagctttctagtgtcataaatctgtggacattgtgttttgtgttaggaaaaggtACATGGTCCCTTTAAGAGGAACaccaattcctaccttcagctcccctgagttctttTCACATTCAATCATTTTTCTTAAAGCCCCGTACCAAGAATAGCTTTTCTGGTCAAAAGTGGAGAACTCGCATCcctgtgtactttttgtttatgcaaCTCTTTGTAATTCAGCTAatgttttgtcatttttgtcaatttttgaaCAAACCATGACTGAATTTAATAAATGAACTACCTCCCCCCCATTATTCACCCCGTGTTCAACCTTCCACAGGATACAAAAGTCGCGACAGCGTTCCCAAGTTAGTTGACGATTACCAAGCTGGCAAGTTGAAGGTGGACGAGTTCATAACGCACCATGTCGACTTTGATCAAATCAACGAGGCATTTGACCTACTTCACGCTGGCAAAAGGTAACAAATAATATGCAAAGTTTTCAGCATGTTaaaattttggttgtaacagacccaactatttttttttaaaggttttcagGCACAGTTTTCTCTCATTTCAAAGGGAAattttcattgaaaacaaaaatttgtattATGAACTGCATAACCAATTTAGCATTTAGACTAAAGTTAAGCTAGTCCTGTATTCTTTTAGATCTGATTTGATCGCACaacttgttttataaaaaaacctttattctgtgtttttttatttcagcatTCGCACCATTGTGCATTTCAAGTAGGAGGCGGCGACAACGATATCTGCTGAGCAGgcatgggccaatttcatagatctgcttaagcaaaaaatactg contains:
- the LOC117304021 gene encoding alcohol dehydrogenase class-3-like; translated protein: MSDTAGKPIKCRAAVAWEAGKPLSIEEVEVAPPKEGEVRIKVVATGVCHTDAGTLSGTDPEGKFPCILGHEGGGIVESVGPGVTSVAVGDHVVPLYVPQCRKCKFCLSPKTNLCQVIRVTQGKGQMPDGTTRFTCKGQDVVHFMGTSTFSEYTVVAEVSVAKVDKAAPLDKVCLLGCGISTGYGAVLNTAKVEAGATCAVWGLGCVGLAAIMGCKAIGASKIIAIDINPDKEAIAKEFGATDFVNPKKLDKTLQEVLSEMTDGGLDYTFECIGNIHTMRQALECCHKGWGVSTIIGVAGAGQEISTRPFQLVTGRVWKGTAFGGYKSRDSVPKLVDDYQAGKLKVDEFITHHVDFDQINEAFDLLHAGKSIRTIVHFK